The window GATCCGTGCTGGAAGCCCTGGCCACCGGACGGGCGATCATCACGACCGATACGCCGGGATGCCGCGAGACCGTTGCGCCGGGGCACAACGGGTTTCTGGTGCCCCCGGGAGACCCGGCGGCGCTCGCGGAGGCCATGGCCCAGTTTCTGGACGACCCTGGCCTGGCGGGGCGAATGGGAAAGGCCAGTCTGGAGCTCGCCCGCCAGAAATACGATGTCACCCTGGTCAACAAGCAGATGCTGGAGGCGTTCGAGCTGTCATGAAGGCCCTGATCAAGCGTGGAATAGATGTCGTGGGGGCGGCCGCCGGGCTGCTGGTCCTGTCGCCCGTCATGCTGGGGGTGGCCCTGCTGGTGCGGTGGCGACTCGGCCAGCCGGTGCTGTTCCGGCAGCTCCGGCCAGGCCTGCGGGGGCGTCCCTTTCCCCTCTACAAGTTCCGGACCCTGCGGGACGCGGCGGACGCTCAGGGCCAGCCCCTTCCGGACCACATGCGCATGACGCCGCTGGGGCGCTGGCTGCGGGCCACGTCGCTTGACGAACTGCCGGGACTTTTCAACGTCCTGCGGGGTGACATGAGCCTGGTGGGACCACGGCCGCTGCTGATGGAATACCTGCCGCGCTACACGCCGCAGCAGGCCCGGCGCCATGAGGTGAGGCCAGGGCTGACCGGCTGGGCGCAGGTCAATGGGCGCAACGCCATCTCCTGGGAGGAGAAATTTGATCTCGATGTCTGGTACGTGGACCACTGGACCCTGCGCCTTGACCTCGCCATCTTGTGGAGGACCGTGGGCAAGGTGCTGCGGCGTGAGGGCGTCAGCGCGGCGGGCGAGGCGACCATGCCAGCCTTTCAGGGCACGCGGACCGAACCCGGGGCGCAGGGTGAGGCTCCCCTCAGCCCCCGGCGCGACCTGCGCCCGTGATACGGTTGCCGTCCACTCCGTTTTCCCCTACGGAATGATTCAATCCAAATCGAGCGAGCAGGAGCGGAGCGGGTTCTGGGCGTGAAGTTGGCAACCCAGTGAGATTCCGAGGTGTTAACGGAACGGGCAGAATCCGTATCAGAAGGCTTTGCCGCCCACCAGGGGCGCTCAGATCTGACCGCGGCGCTTCATCAGGTTGATCACGGCCACCGGCAGAAAGAGGGTCCAGAGATGGCCGTAGGCCTGCAGGTACGGGTTGGTGGCGTTGGCCACCAGAAAGCAGGTCAGCCCGGTCAGCAGCGCAGTCATCTCGGAGCCTGCCTCCCCGCCCCGCCGAATGATCCGCACGCCGTTGCGAAAGATCCAGGCGATTCCCAGGCCGTAGAGCAGCACGCCCAGCACGCCCATCTGAAACAGGTGCATGTGGTACTGAAGCTCGTAGTTCCAGGACCGCTCGGACCGCAGGTAGCCGGTGGTGGCCCCCAGGCCCGCCCCCACCAGGGGGCTTTTTACCCAGCCGTCAAGCAGGGAGTCCGCCTGCTCGACACGGACCACATCGTCGGCCGTCTGTTCGGAGGCAAAGAGGCTGCGGCTGACCTGGCCAGCGAGTGAGCCGATCAGGACGCGGGGACCTTCAAAGAAGGCGGCCGAGACCCCACCTCCCAGCACGGCCAGGCAAACCAGCCCCGCCATGCCGCGGGTGGCCCGGCGGCGCAGCGGCCCCGGCGAGAACTGAACCAGCGTCAGGGTGAGGGGCACGGCCAGCGCCACCGTCACCAGGGCGGCCCGGCGCCCCGTGAAGAGAATGGCCGCGACGCCCAGAAGGAAGGCGGCGGCGGTCAGCCCCCGTTGCCAGCGGCCAGCGCCGGGGGCGGGAAAGAGCAGCTTGGCCGCGGCGTAGGGAATCAGGAAGATCAGGGTCGAGATCGCGTAAAACCGCAGGGCCGTGAAGCCCTCGTATTTGGCGATGCCCTGTCCAAAAGGCAGGGCCAGCAGGGGCGTGGCCGGAGCGAGGCCAAAGCTGTAGGCGACGAAATAGAGAATGAACAGACTCAGGAGCAGCAGGCTCAGGAGCATCAGGCGGCGCAGCACCCGGTACACGGACCACGA is drawn from Deinococcus terrestris and contains these coding sequences:
- a CDS encoding sugar transferase encodes the protein MKALIKRGIDVVGAAAGLLVLSPVMLGVALLVRWRLGQPVLFRQLRPGLRGRPFPLYKFRTLRDAADAQGQPLPDHMRMTPLGRWLRATSLDELPGLFNVLRGDMSLVGPRPLLMEYLPRYTPQQARRHEVRPGLTGWAQVNGRNAISWEEKFDLDVWYVDHWTLRLDLAILWRTVGKVLRREGVSAAGEATMPAFQGTRTEPGAQGEAPLSPRRDLRP
- a CDS encoding O-antigen ligase family protein, with translation MPAALYLPFYLYFFVILMLPVSANGLKAGLAALAALATFLQLTRRGRFTLHPSTLRAALLALCTSLAWLLYGLLRQNPGALFSTLIYLIWPTFYLVVFTTALSSWSVYRVLRRLMLLSLLLLSLFILYFVAYSFGLAPATPLLALPFGQGIAKYEGFTALRFYAISTLIFLIPYAAAKLLFPAPGAGRWQRGLTAAAFLLGVAAILFTGRRAALVTVALAVPLTLTLVQFSPGPLRRRATRGMAGLVCLAVLGGGVSAAFFEGPRVLIGSLAGQVSRSLFASEQTADDVVRVEQADSLLDGWVKSPLVGAGLGATTGYLRSERSWNYELQYHMHLFQMGVLGVLLYGLGIAWIFRNGVRIIRRGGEAGSEMTALLTGLTCFLVANATNPYLQAYGHLWTLFLPVAVINLMKRRGQI